In Mytilus edulis chromosome 4, xbMytEdul2.2, whole genome shotgun sequence, the following proteins share a genomic window:
- the LOC139520323 gene encoding PC-esterase domain-containing protein 1B-like — protein sequence MAAIFLQKDAQELLKNKYVIVMGGSIQRSIYKDLIRLIQGNTFLTDNLLRMKGEDSCLRDKLLDGGMRGADKKGIGYREVRQYQTDFYFLQFIFMTRSYNTYIESVINKLALAEQKPDVIIVNSCLWDITRYGKIPVPEYKQNLHKLFKKLKSDLPECLVIWNTNPAISHNPKGGVFIPGLDYLKDSMELHVLEANYYASKAAVEYGHDVIDLHYFLRHQIHRRAEDGIHWDMTGHRRITNLILSHIAQTWGVKMPKHIKIQMDDNGNEINENSQPNNTGSREETEKIKFKSIFDVEKKIPEKPKHDDIVEVEVAKDKNKPIPNATKPETFKPKSARNRNNKRKRRQGRQWQNDRHSPVPTMHNDNVQVFNYNHQPQNVQHANFNFQSANQIQQNPFVPRPNPFHNPPIPSNQFHHAHSQNVDYSQNVVHSQNVDYSQNVVHSQNIVRSHNMVHSQNMVNQQNIVHQQNMVGNPFQNQNLRNNAFQQQDFRNDNFQMLNFDNGQWQPYQEEELSHEHFQNHAEHNRFNPYGRERGPMY from the exons ATGGCAGCCATCTTTCTTCAGAAGGATGCACAAGAgttgttaaaaaacaaatatgtcatagTTATGGGAGGATCAA TTCAGCGGTCCATTTACAAAGACTTGATCAGACTTATACAAGGAAACACTTTTCTTACTGATAATCTTCTAAGAATGAAG GGTGAAGATTCCTGTCTTCGTGATAAACTATTAGATGGAGGTATGAGAGGAGCTGACAAGAAAGGGATAGGTTACAGAGAAGTCAGACAGTACCAGACAGACTTCTATTTCCTACAGTTTATCTTTATGACAAGATCTTATAATACTTATATAGAGTCAGTTATAAACAAGTTAGCTTTGGCAGAACAGAAACCAGATGTTATCATTGTTAATTCATGTCTCTGGGATATCACAAG aTATGGTAAAATACCAGTGCCTGAATACAAACAAAATCTGCATAAACTTTTCAAAAAGCTGAAATCTGATTTACCAGAGTGCCTTGTAATATGGAATACAAATCCTGCTATATCTCATAACCCTAAGGGAGGAGTTTTTATACCAGGACTTGATTACTTAAAGGACTCAATGGAGTTACATGTCTTAGAGGCTAATTATTATGCCTCTAAGGCTGCTGTGGAGTACGGCCATGATGTCATTGACCTACATTATTTCCTTCGTCATCAAATTCATAGACGTGCTGAAGATGGGATCCATTGGGATATGACAGGGCATCGTAGGATAACAAACTTAATCTTGTCACATATTGCTCAAACATGGGGTGTAAAAATGCCAAAGCATATTAAAATACAGATGGATGATAATGGCAATGAAATAAATGAGAATTCACAACCTAATAACACAGGAAGTCGTGAGGAAActgaaaaaatcaaatttaaaagtatttttgatGTTGAAAAGAAAATACCAGAAAAACCAAAACATGATGATATTGTTGAAGTTGAAGTAGCTAAAGATAAGAATAAACCCATACCAAATGCAACAAAACCAGAAACTTTCAAACCAAAGTCAGCtagaaacagaaacaataaaaggaAGCGCAGACAAGGACGTCAATGGCAAAATGACAGACACAGTCCAGTGCCTACTATGCATAATGATAATGTTCAAGTATTTAACTATAATCATCAGCCACAGAATGTACAGCATGCTAATTTCAACTTTCAGTCAGCCAATCAGATACAGCAAAATCCCTTTGTTCCACGCCCAAACCCATTTCATAATCCACCAATCCCATCAAATCAATTTCATCATGCTCATTCACAAAACGTGGATTATTCACAAAACGTGGTTCATTCACAAAACGTGGATTATTCACAAAATGTGGTTCATTCACAAAACATAGTTCGTTCACATAACATGGTTCATTCACAAAACATGGTTAATCAACAAAACATAGTTCATCAACAAAACATGGTTGGAAATCCATTTCAGAATCAGAACTTGAGGAATAATGCATTTCAACAACAAGACTTCAGAAATGACAATTTTCAGATGTTGAATTTTGACAATGGTCAATGGCAACCCTATCAGGAGGAAGAGTTATCCcatgaacattttcaaaatcatgCAGAACATAACAGGTTCAATCCGTATGGTAGGGAAAGAGGTCCTATGTATTAA